The proteins below are encoded in one region of Fimbriimonadaceae bacterium:
- a CDS encoding glycosyltransferase family 4 protein yields MKSKAELKVMLVGNYVPDKQYSMLGFYDCLIQNLPGFNVCVVASQPKPRFGLNPGKTAKWRGYVDKFILYPREQRSLAKRVDVVHICDQGNAMYLAHAGGKPSVLTCHDVLPIRAAMGQIEGWVVGPTGQKLQAWIKKSIPLATHIACASEATLEDLLGLNIVRDDQVSVLLNGFYRPLFDMTREAAKADLARLKIPADKPYILHVGGNSPYKNRVGFVSIARELSRRPGFESMRFLMAGHAFDEELQGHVHKLGMETCLFEVVRPTDETVAALYVCADALVFPSLQEGFGLPIIEAQAYGCPVFTSNKAPMTEVGGDACVYFDPLDPVRAAEYITGNWSERETLREKGSQNAKRFATERMVGDYVTLYGSLA; encoded by the coding sequence GTGAAGTCCAAGGCGGAGCTGAAGGTGATGCTTGTCGGCAACTATGTGCCGGACAAGCAGTACAGTATGTTGGGCTTTTACGACTGCCTCATTCAGAACCTACCTGGGTTTAATGTGTGCGTCGTTGCGAGCCAGCCCAAGCCGCGCTTTGGCCTTAACCCCGGAAAGACCGCGAAGTGGCGCGGATATGTCGATAAGTTTATTCTCTATCCGCGCGAACAAAGGTCGTTGGCCAAGCGTGTAGATGTCGTGCACATCTGCGACCAAGGGAATGCGATGTACCTCGCCCATGCGGGCGGAAAACCTTCGGTTCTGACTTGCCACGACGTCTTGCCCATCCGTGCGGCAATGGGACAGATAGAAGGGTGGGTCGTCGGCCCGACTGGGCAGAAACTGCAAGCATGGATAAAAAAGTCAATACCATTGGCCACACATATCGCATGTGCCTCAGAGGCCACCCTTGAAGACCTCCTCGGATTGAACATCGTAAGGGACGACCAAGTGTCTGTACTTTTGAACGGTTTTTACCGGCCACTTTTCGACATGACGAGGGAAGCGGCCAAAGCCGATCTTGCCAGGCTTAAGATCCCGGCCGACAAACCCTATATCTTGCATGTCGGCGGGAACTCGCCCTATAAGAACAGGGTCGGCTTTGTCTCGATCGCTCGTGAACTTTCGCGAAGGCCGGGATTCGAAAGCATGCGGTTCCTCATGGCTGGCCATGCGTTCGATGAAGAGCTCCAAGGCCATGTCCACAAGCTGGGCATGGAGACGTGCCTGTTCGAGGTGGTACGGCCGACGGACGAGACCGTCGCGGCCCTTTACGTTTGTGCAGACGCTCTGGTCTTTCCGTCGTTGCAGGAGGGCTTTGGCCTTCCGATCATCGAGGCCCAAGCGTATGGCTGCCCTGTCTTCACCTCGAACAAAGCACCAATGACCGAGGTCGGTGGCGACGCCTGTGTGTACTTCGATCCCCTAGATCCGGTAAGGGCCGCTGAATATATTACGGGCAATTGGTCCGAAAGAGAGACTTTGCGTGAGAAAGGTAGCCAAAATGCAAAGCGGTTCGCTACCGAACGCATGGTTGGGGACTATGTGACTCTGTATGGGTCCCTGGCCTGA